TAGCTAAAGTACAGCTAAAGTAGCTGTTTAACTCAATGATATTGtagctgtaacggttttctaggtgtgaaggagagtcggaccaaaatgcagcgtgtagattgtgatccataatttaataaacaaacgtaacacgaatctaaatacaaacactacaaaaaacgtAACGAAAatcgaaacagcctatacttgtgtacactaacacacaggaacaaggacactaaggacaatcacccacaaaacactcaaagaatatggctgcctaaatatggttcccaatcagagacaacgataaacacctgcctctgattgagaaccactgattgagaaccacagcCATAGACTTTGATAGATCACCCCacaagctacaatcccaatacataccaaaaccccaagacaaaaatacaccacaatacaaaaaccccatgccacaccctggcctgacccaaacatgaagataaacacaaaatacttcgaccagggcgtgacagtagcaGCCTTAAAACAACACCAAGTGACCTCATCAAGAAGCAGCAGGGATGTGTTGTACTGattcatttagagagagagacaatattaATAATACCAtcaataataccaataataacataataataacaataataataacaccaGTCTGGATTATGAAAACATTGATAGTTATTAAAACAGATGTAATATGAATATCCTCTGTGTTATTTCTAGATTCAGATGAGCTTGCTGTGATTTGCCAACGTGAACTCAAATCTAATCTAAAGAAGAAGTTTCAATGTGTATTTGAGGGGATCGCTAAACAAGGAAACCCAACACTTCTCAATAAGatctacacagagctctacatcacAGAGGGTGGAACAGGAGAGGTCAATAATGAACATGAGCTGAGACAGATTGAGACAACAACCAGGAAACAAGCAAGACCAGAGACTGCAATCAAATGTAACGACATCTTCAAACCCTTAACTGGACAAGACAAACCTATCAGAACTGTGCTGACAAAGGGAGTCGCTGGCATTGGAAAAACAGTCTCTGTGCAGAAGTTCATTCTGGACTGGGCTGAAGGAAAAGCAAATCAGGATGTCCAATTTGTATTTTCATTCCCTTTTCGGGAGCTAAATTTGATGAAAGGGGACAAACACACTTTCATTGAACTTCTCAATCACTTCTCAATGGAAACCAAACAATCAGGAATCTCCAGCTATGACAAGTACAAAGTTCTGTTCATCTTTGATGGTCTGGATGAGTGCCGACTGCCCCTAGACTTCCAGAAGAACAAGATCTGTTGGGACGTCACAGAGTCAACCTCAGTGGATGTTCTGCTGACAAATCTCATCAGGGGAAATAtgcttccctctgctctcctctggataACTACCCGACCTGCAGCAGCCAATAAGATCCCTTCAGGGTGTGTTGACCAGGTGACAGAGGTACGAGGGTTCAATGACCCACAGAAGGAGGAGTACTTCAGGAAGAGATTCAGTGATGAGGACCTGGCCAGCAGAATCATCTCACACATAAAGACATCAAGGAGCCTCCACATCATGTGCCACATTCCAGTCTTCTGTTGGATTTCTGCAACAGTCCTTGAACACATGCTGAAAcataagagagaagagatgccCAAGACTCTGACTGAGATGTACACACACCTTGTGGTGTTTCATACCAAACAGAAGAATGAAAAGTATCTtgggaaagaagagacagatCCACACTGGAATAAAGAGAGCATTCTGTCACTGGGAAAACTGGCTTTTCAACAGCTTGTGAAGGGCAATCTGATTTTCTATGAAGAAGACCTGAAAGAGGCTGGCATTGATGTCAATGAAGCCTCAGTGTACTCAGGATTGTGCACACAGCTCTTTAAAGAGGAATGTGGGCTGTACCAGGACAAGGTGTACTGCTTCGTTCATCTGAGCATTCAGGAGTTTCTGGCTGCTGTATATGTGTTCCTCTCATTCATCAACAACAATGAGAATCTAATGGACAAACTGCAAACAAACAACAAGCCTGAAGTTACTTTCTACAAGAGTGCTGTGGATAAAGCTTTACAAAGTGAGACGGGAAACCTGGACCTTTTCCTCCGCTTCCTTCTGGGCCTCTCACTGGAGTCCAATCAGAAGCACTTACGAGGTCTACTGACAAAGACAAGAAGCAGCTCACAGAGCCATGAAGAGACAGTCAAGTACATCAAGAAGAAGATCAGGGAGAATCCCTCTCCAGAGAGGAGCATCAATCTGTTCCACTGTCTGAATGAACTGAATGACCattctctagtggaggagatccaAAGCTTCCTGAGATCAGGAAGTCTCTCAAAACCCAAACTGTCACCTGCACAGTGGTCAGCTCTGGTCTTTGTGTTGCTGACTTCAGAAAAGGAGCTGGATGTGTTTGACctgaagaaatactccagatcagaggaaggtctTCTGAGGCTGCTGCCAGTGGTCAAAGCCTCCAGAGCTGTTCTGTGAGTAAATAAAATGACATTTAAGAACTAATCATCAGGAAGAAATATTCAGTTTAGAGAAAAATATGTATTATAATATGtgtataatattatattattatatatatattattatatataatattattTTGAAAAACATATTGAATAAATTCATTGATTTTCACATTAGTATAACAATATGACCATACAATTCTAGGAAACGGAAGATGAATCTATATGTTCTTTGAGAGAATAAACCAAATGCATCTGCCATTGTCCTTCTACACTACTGGTGTTAAATTAACAGTGTGTTTGTGAAGTCATGATGATctctttgcaggctgtcaggctgtggagtcacagaggaaggctgtgcttctctggtctcagctctgaggtcaaacccctcacacctgagagagctggacctgagtaacaatgacctgaaggattcaggagtgaagctgctctctgctggactggggaatccccactgtaaactggagactctgaggtcagtattcctgtagttggtcaacaagtgataactgttccccagatccacatgtgtttaccagacacacatagtccacaccatatgtgtttggacagtgaagcttacAGTTTTAAATGTGGTGCTctgctccagcattttggatttgagatataATGTTTCATATTaggtgacagtacagaatgtcaccttttatttcaaggtattttcatacatatataTTTTACTGTTTAGAAATGAAAACACTTTGTATCTAGTCCTCCCATTTGAAAAGGTGATAATATTTTGGATAAATTATTTTTGTCataagtttagtatttggtcccatattccatgCCTGcagtgattacatcaagcttgtgattcTACTAACTTGGTGAATTAATTTGCAGTTTGTCTTGGTTGTGTTTTGGATGTTTTTCCTAATAGAAACTAAATGGTGAATAATGtcctgtcattttggagtcacttcacTTGTATTGTCAggaagaatagaatatgtttctgaacacttctacattcatgtggatgctaccatgattatgaatAATAATGAATGAATCGATGATAATGATGAATGAGTTACAGAGGCACAAAGATCAgacccctgttattggtaatggtgagaggttagtatgttttgttgtatgtTTTGttgtctctgttattggtaatggtgagaggttatcatgttttgttgtagtctctgttattggtaatggtgagaggttatcatgttttgttgtacctctgttattggtaatggtgagaggttatcatgttttgttgtagtctctgttattggtaatggtgagaggttagcatgttttgttgtagcctctgttattggtaatggtgagaggttagcatgttttgttgtagtctctgttattggtaatggtgagaggttatcaTGTTTTGTTGTGCTCTCTGTTTTTGTTGTAGTGAGAGGTTATCATGTTTTGTTTGTCTCTgtttggtaatggtgagaggttagcatgttttgttgtagcctctgttattggtaatggtgagaggttgtAGTCtctgcatgttttgttgtagtctctgttattggtaatggtgagaggttagcatgttttgttgtagtctctgttattggtaatggtgagaggttagcatgttttgttgtagtctctgttattggtaatggtgagaggttagcatgttttgttgtagcctctgttattggtaatggtgagaggttagtatgttttgttgtagtctctgttattggtaatggtgagaggttagcatgttttgttgtagcctctgttattggtaatggtgagaggttagcatgttttgttgtagtctctgttattggtaatggtgagaggttagcatgttttgttgtagtctctgttattggtaatggtgagaggttagcatgttttgttgtagtctctgttattggtaatggtgagaggttagcatgttttgttgtagtctctgttattggtaatggtgagaggttagcatgttttgttgtaacctctgttattggtaatggtgagaggttagtatattttgttgtagcctctgttattggtaatggtgagaggttagcatgttttgttgtagcgtctgttattggtaatggtgagaggttagcatgttttgttggagCCTCTGTTTtaggtaatggtgagaggttatcaTGTTTTGTTGGAGTCTCTGTTGTTGGTGagatggccaatcttccaatgatatgcctacaaatacgtcacaatgctgcagacatctaggacgaacggcagagagcataagctcgttcacggcacattcacagccatataaggagacgatagaaAAACAGAGCCttaaaaattctgctcatttcctgtttgaggtttcatcttggtttcgcctgtagcatcagttccgtggcactcacagataatatctttgcagtttgaaaacgtcagagtgttttctttccaaagctgctaattatatgcatagtcgagcatcttttcgtgacaaaatattgcgcttaaaacgggaacgtttttttatccaataatgaaatagcgcccccatagcttcaactggttaacaacactgtcatctcagattttcaaaaatatgcttctcaaccatagcaaaacaagcatttgtgtaacagtattgatagctattgatagctagcgtagcatttagcgttagcatttagcgttagcattcagcaggcaacattttcacaaaaaccagaaaagcattcaagtaaaatcatttacctttgaagaacttcggatgttttcaatgaggagaatCAGttcgatagcaaatgttcagtttttcctgaaagattatttgtgcaggagaaatcgctccgttttctgcatcatgtttggctaccaaaaaccCCCGAAAAATCAGTCATCAAAACGTCAAACTTTCTTCATGATATATAGttcgtggaagtctcctctctccccagaatCACATGGATGTATGCGTGCAGCTTgtagattacgcaccaatttcaacaaaggacaccgggcggacacctggtaaatgtagtctcttattggcaatcttccaatgatatgcctacaaatacgtcacaatgatGCAGACAC
This genomic stretch from Oncorhynchus keta strain PuntledgeMale-10-30-2019 unplaced genomic scaffold, Oket_V2 Un_contig_720_pilon_pilon, whole genome shotgun sequence harbors:
- the LOC127926218 gene encoding NLR family CARD domain-containing protein 3-like, whose amino-acid sequence is MFREGDFSTEQRNQQERSESEILSGQSSQSHQTDLASIFSLLEEKMMTFVKNELKMFKRILSPELPEGFEIQKQDKEVVDAEDEKQESSAREGALKITLHILRKMNQKELADKLEKNSDELAVICQRELKSNLKKKFQCVFEGIAKQGNPTLLNKIYTELYITEGGTGEVNNEHELRQIETTTRKQARPETAIKCNDIFKPLTGQDKPIRTVLTKGVAGIGKTVSVQKFILDWAEGKANQDVQFVFSFPFRELNLMKGDKHTFIELLNHFSMETKQSGISSYDKYKVLFIFDGLDECRLPLDFQKNKICWDVTESTSVDVLLTNLIRGNMLPSALLWITTRPAAANKIPSGCVDQVTEVRGFNDPQKEEYFRKRFSDEDLASRIISHIKTSRSLHIMCHIPVFCWISATVLEHMLKHKREEMPKTLTEMYTHLVVFHTKQKNEKYLGKEETDPHWNKESILSLGKLAFQQLVKGNLIFYEEDLKEAGIDVNEASVYSGLCTQLFKEECGLYQDKVYCFVHLSIQEFLAAVYVFLSFINNNENLMDKLQTNNKPEVTFYKSAVDKALQSETGNLDLFLRFLLGLSLESNQKHLRGLLTKTRSSSQSHEETVKYIKKKIRENPSPERSINLFHCLNELNDHSLVEEIQSFLRSGSLSKPKLSPAQWSALVFVLLTSEKELDVFDLKKYSRSEEGLLRLLPVVKASRAVL